The Akkermansia muciniphila genome contains a region encoding:
- a CDS encoding NUDIX hydrolase produces MKEGRWEYVRRVNANGAVMIVAVTKEGELLLVEEYRVPLHAWTIGLPAGISGDEGEESALQSARRELEEETGYRADAWTYLFTGPSSPGLTTEMVSFYLADGLHQISEGGGVAHENIIVHRIPLPLVHGWLMDQIGQGKVVDPKIFMGLYFLSHSVNGVGLEE; encoded by the coding sequence TTGAAAGAGGGAAGATGGGAATATGTGCGCCGGGTCAATGCCAACGGCGCCGTCATGATCGTGGCCGTGACGAAAGAAGGCGAACTCCTGCTGGTGGAGGAATACCGCGTTCCCCTCCACGCGTGGACCATCGGGCTGCCTGCGGGCATCTCCGGAGATGAAGGGGAGGAAAGCGCCCTGCAATCCGCCCGGCGGGAACTGGAAGAAGAAACCGGATACCGGGCGGATGCCTGGACGTACCTGTTTACGGGGCCCTCCTCTCCCGGATTGACCACGGAGATGGTATCCTTCTACCTGGCGGACGGCCTGCACCAAATATCGGAAGGCGGCGGGGTGGCTCATGAAAACATCATCGTGCACCGCATCCCTCTTCCGCTGGTGCATGGCTGGCTGATGGACCAGATAGGGCAGGGAAAAGTGGTGGACCCGAAAATCTTCATGGGCCTCTACTTCCTGTCTCACTCTGTAAATGGCGTGGGACTGGAGGAATAA